The Niastella koreensis GR20-10 genome includes a window with the following:
- a CDS encoding ligand-binding sensor domain-containing protein, with product MLATTMAGLLHASPHYFRHLEVENGLSNNSITCSLQDHLGFMWFGTKDGLNRYDGYSFKVFKKIEGNKKAIGSNFIHCLYEDKQGILWIGTEGGLFRYSSLTEEFSFVAATTNLFIDKIDEDVRGNIWLLSYYKLCRYDRSTEKIKQYDPETYFTATTFCNSPDGSFWVGTSRGLLEKYDFATDRFSGFNLFSHSAPSTRLWVECLYITSDGHFIAGTSDNKIKVFDPVHYTYTDIALSGDEHANLFIKNFVETAKGEWWFGTSSGLFIYDRRNQSVQQIKKDYNNPYSINDNSITSMCRDNEGGIWIGTYYGGINYFANQIVFTKYFPQRGQNSLSGNVVGDIRQDRYGNLWIGTEDEGLNMFDPATGRFTHFEADGKEGSISYFEIHGLLMVGDELWIGTYEHGIDIMDIRTRKVTRRFIAWRDGFTHNYIYNIYQDKAGEIYICTASGAYIFNKGKNNFSVLDGIPPFWCTSIIADRKNRLWVSTFGYGIYLRSKYGGKTDRLCYDEKDPTSLISNRVTSIYEASNGTIWVATESGLCKWNEKEGNFTRFGMANGFPSDFILSILEDAEKNLWLSTTKGLVRFHPSTGKVEVFTTSNGLISDQFNYHSAFKAPDGSMYFGSTKGLVSFHPSHFEQSTFTPPIYLTNFQVNGQEIFPDDPDSLLKQSILYTKEITLRHNQSIFNIDFAAPNYSAPKMVEYAYQMQGLTNNWIYLKDSRRASFTELAAGSYVFCVKAFTNNGWSKETKLLITILPPWWQSRTAYSLYAVLFVLLIFVLVRYYHRRVNEKNKRNFELLRIEKEKEVLEMELKNEKILLQAKIDFFTNVAHEIRTPLTLIKVPLKKVIRKLGFNAEIGNSLQIMERNTDRLIELSGQLLDFRQTELKNVQLYFERKEINQLIAEACSGFTTLAEQNNISFQMEIPQEPLFACIDVDAFHKIIYNLFSNAVKYAHTSVCISLLPYYNSNDSFTLKVKNDGNIIPYELKENIFKPFFRIRQTENQTGTGIGLALALSLADLHGGSLVLDTPENNMNVFTFTMPVNDGLCEDNSIKNITAAD from the coding sequence TTGCTTGCAACGACTATGGCGGGCTTACTGCATGCCAGCCCTCATTATTTCAGACATCTTGAGGTGGAAAATGGGCTGTCGAATAACAGCATTACCTGCAGTTTGCAGGACCACCTGGGTTTTATGTGGTTCGGTACCAAAGACGGACTGAACCGCTATGACGGGTATTCTTTTAAAGTATTCAAAAAGATAGAAGGAAATAAAAAAGCGATCGGAAGCAATTTTATTCATTGCCTGTACGAAGACAAACAGGGAATACTATGGATTGGAACAGAGGGAGGGCTGTTCAGGTACTCTTCTCTTACCGAAGAATTTTCCTTTGTGGCCGCTACCACCAACCTGTTTATCGATAAGATTGATGAAGATGTAAGAGGCAATATCTGGCTGCTGTCATACTATAAGCTTTGCAGGTATGACAGGAGCACGGAAAAAATTAAACAATATGACCCGGAGACTTACTTTACGGCGACTACCTTTTGCAACAGTCCTGATGGCTCCTTCTGGGTAGGCACCTCCCGGGGACTGCTGGAAAAATATGACTTTGCCACCGATAGGTTCTCGGGGTTTAATTTATTCAGTCATTCCGCGCCGTCTACCCGTCTTTGGGTGGAATGCTTATATATAACATCAGACGGGCATTTTATTGCAGGAACCTCCGACAATAAAATCAAAGTATTCGATCCGGTTCATTATACCTATACTGACATTGCTTTGAGTGGCGATGAGCATGCAAATTTATTCATTAAGAACTTCGTAGAGACCGCAAAAGGAGAATGGTGGTTTGGGACAAGCTCGGGCCTGTTTATTTATGACAGGAGAAATCAGTCGGTTCAGCAAATCAAAAAAGACTATAACAACCCTTATTCCATTAACGATAATTCCATCACTTCCATGTGCCGCGATAATGAGGGTGGCATATGGATTGGTACCTACTATGGTGGTATCAACTACTTCGCCAACCAAATCGTATTCACAAAATATTTCCCCCAACGGGGCCAAAATTCATTGAGCGGCAACGTTGTGGGAGATATCAGGCAGGACCGCTACGGAAACCTGTGGATTGGCACCGAAGATGAAGGGCTGAATATGTTCGACCCTGCCACCGGCAGGTTCACTCATTTTGAAGCAGATGGCAAAGAAGGCAGCATCTCCTATTTTGAAATACACGGACTCCTGATGGTCGGAGACGAATTATGGATTGGGACCTACGAGCATGGCATTGACATCATGGATATTCGTACCAGGAAAGTCACCAGACGTTTTATAGCATGGAGAGACGGTTTTACGCATAATTATATTTATAACATTTACCAGGACAAAGCGGGGGAAATTTATATCTGTACCGCCAGCGGTGCATATATCTTTAACAAGGGAAAAAACAATTTCAGCGTCCTGGACGGCATTCCCCCGTTTTGGTGCACATCTATCATTGCAGACCGGAAAAACCGGCTGTGGGTTTCAACATTCGGGTATGGTATATACCTGCGAAGCAAATATGGCGGTAAAACAGATCGCCTTTGCTATGATGAAAAAGATCCCACCAGTCTTATCAGCAACCGGGTAACTTCGATATACGAGGCCAGCAACGGCACTATCTGGGTGGCCACCGAATCCGGATTGTGCAAATGGAATGAAAAGGAGGGTAACTTTACGCGCTTTGGCATGGCAAACGGCTTCCCAAGCGATTTTATTTTATCCATCCTGGAAGATGCGGAAAAGAATCTATGGCTCAGCACTACCAAAGGCCTTGTAAGATTTCATCCTTCGACGGGAAAGGTGGAAGTGTTTACCACCTCAAACGGGTTAATCAGCGATCAGTTCAACTATCATTCAGCCTTTAAAGCTCCCGATGGTTCCATGTATTTCGGCAGCACCAAAGGGCTGGTTAGCTTTCACCCCAGCCATTTTGAGCAAAGCACATTTACACCACCGATCTACCTGACCAATTTCCAGGTAAACGGTCAGGAAATATTCCCTGATGACCCCGATTCGCTTTTGAAGCAATCCATTTTGTACACAAAGGAAATTACGCTCCGGCACAACCAGTCTATTTTTAATATAGACTTTGCGGCGCCGAATTATTCGGCGCCGAAGATGGTAGAATATGCCTACCAGATGCAGGGCCTCACCAATAACTGGATCTATCTGAAGGACAGCCGGCGGGCAAGCTTTACTGAGCTGGCTGCCGGAAGCTATGTATTCTGCGTAAAAGCCTTCACCAACAATGGATGGAGCAAGGAAACAAAATTGCTTATAACGATATTGCCGCCGTGGTGGCAGAGCCGCACAGCGTACAGCCTGTATGCCGTTCTTTTCGTTTTACTGATCTTTGTTTTGGTGCGTTACTATCATCGCCGGGTAAATGAAAAAAACAAAAGAAATTTCGAGCTCCTGAGAATCGAAAAAGAAAAAGAGGTGCTTGAAATGGAACTGAAGAATGAAAAAATTCTGTTACAGGCTAAAATTGATTTTTTTACCAATGTCGCCCATGAAATAAGGACGCCGTTGACATTGATTAAAGTGCCGCTAAAAAAGGTCATCAGGAAATTGGGATTCAACGCCGAGATTGGCAATAGCTTACAAATAATGGAACGGAATACCGACCGGCTCATAGAGCTGAGCGGCCAGCTATTGGACTTCAGGCAAACGGAACTGAAGAATGTTCAATTGTATTTCGAACGAAAGGAAATCAATCAATTAATAGCCGAAGCCTGTTCGGGGTTTACCACTTTGGCGGAGCAAAACAACATATCTTTTCAAATGGAGATTCCTCAGGAGCCCTTGTTTGCCTGTATAGATGTGGATGCTTTTCATAAGATCATATATAATCTTTTCAGCAATGCGGTTAAATATGCCCACACCAGCGTTTGCATTAGCCTGCTGCCGTATTATAACAGCAACGACAGCTTCACGCTTAAAGTCAAAAATGACGGAAATATCATACCTTACGAGTTAAAGGAAAATATTTTCAAACCGTT
- a CDS encoding SusC/RagA family TonB-linked outer membrane protein gives MKKMLLIKHALSIFIICSLSVISAGLYGQENEISVKGKVRSDSSAISSATVTLKSNPKRSVIADEKGNFLIKAPANGTLIVSATGFETQEIEIQGNSSISVLMKAKDNKLGDVIVVGYGTQRKTTLVSSVTSIDVKEIKGPTSNLTTMLAGKIPGLISFQTTGEPGNDNASFFIRGLGTFGAGKVNPLILIDGIESSTTDLARLQPDNISGFSVLKDATATAVYGARGANGVILVTTKIGQSGKMRFNVRAENSFSSNTKNLALADNISYMNLANEAVLTRNPLGAVLYSQTKIDHTARNDDPLLYPNNNWINELIKPVTINQRANVNISGGGDKAKYYLAMSYNLDNGNVRKNSLNGFNNNIKLQSYSILSNVTLNLTPTTEAFVSLKGQFDDYNGPIPGKDETNHDLSGGATVYHNALYSNPVAFPAVYPSSYLLYAKHPLFGNAVVPGSTNTLYTNPYAKSLSGFQSTNSSTLTAQLSLKQNLNFITPGLSARVMSYTTRYANFAVTRQISPYYYTSSIADGKLAGIYLINDGSAGNPFAAPTEYLTYAPGDKNVNSIFYGEAALNYSRTFGQKHSVGAMFIGTLRNYLTGNASTLQLSLPARNEGVSGRVTYGYDNRYLVEYDFGYNGSERFAENHRFGFFPSVGAGWVVSNEHFFQPLTNVVTNLKFRFTYGLVGNDQIGKADDRFFYLSQVGLNGDLAGGFGKLFNYSRNTVNTTRYANPDITWEKSTQTNIGMDLTLVRDVKVTVDAFHQKRSNILMVRSTIPTTMGLQATPSANVGAAQSDGVDMALDYQKTITKNWWATVRGTFTYAKSKVLINEEPAYAANNANLSHVGNSISQIYGLAAERLFIDQIEVNNSPTQFGNVLAGDIKYRDINQDGKISIADFVPMGYPSTPEIQYGFGFSTGFKNFDISAFFQGTARVSFLIDPMAVSPFFNQHGLMNAIAQDHWSENNRNSYAFWPRLNINSDYVGGAPTYNNNYASSWWMRDGSFMRLKSAEIGYNVSPSALKRLHLGSARLYVNGTNLLTFSNFKLWDPEMGASGMGYPVQKVINVGVLLGF, from the coding sequence ATGAAAAAAATGTTATTGATCAAACATGCACTATCTATTTTCATTATTTGTTCACTCTCCGTTATTTCTGCCGGGCTCTACGGACAGGAGAATGAAATATCTGTAAAAGGCAAAGTCCGTTCTGATTCTTCCGCCATTTCTTCTGCCACTGTTACACTCAAGAGCAATCCGAAAAGGTCCGTCATTGCGGATGAAAAAGGCAACTTTCTCATAAAAGCCCCGGCCAACGGCACATTGATCGTTTCGGCCACGGGGTTCGAAACCCAGGAAATAGAAATACAGGGTAACAGTTCAATTAGTGTTTTGATGAAGGCCAAAGACAATAAGTTGGGTGATGTTATTGTGGTGGGCTATGGCACCCAGCGAAAAACCACGCTCGTAAGTTCTGTTACATCCATCGATGTGAAGGAGATCAAAGGGCCCACGAGCAATCTTACTACCATGCTGGCCGGTAAAATTCCCGGCTTGATTTCCTTCCAGACCACAGGAGAGCCCGGCAATGATAATGCCTCCTTTTTTATCAGGGGCCTGGGCACGTTTGGCGCGGGGAAAGTAAACCCGCTGATATTAATCGACGGAATTGAATCGTCGACGACAGACCTGGCCAGGCTGCAGCCCGATAACATCTCGGGATTTTCTGTTCTGAAAGATGCAACGGCTACCGCAGTGTATGGTGCACGCGGCGCCAACGGCGTAATACTTGTTACCACCAAAATTGGTCAGTCGGGTAAAATGAGATTCAACGTGCGGGCTGAAAATTCTTTTTCCTCCAATACAAAGAACCTGGCGCTTGCCGACAATATTTCATACATGAACCTTGCCAACGAAGCGGTATTGACAAGGAATCCTTTGGGCGCGGTTTTATATTCGCAAACCAAAATTGATCATACTGCCAGGAACGACGACCCTTTATTATATCCCAACAACAACTGGATCAACGAGCTTATCAAGCCCGTGACTATCAACCAACGGGCGAATGTGAACATCAGCGGCGGTGGTGATAAAGCAAAGTACTACCTGGCCATGAGTTATAATCTTGATAATGGGAATGTGCGGAAAAATTCACTGAACGGGTTTAACAATAATATCAAGCTTCAAAGCTATTCCATACTGAGTAACGTTACTTTGAACCTAACGCCGACGACCGAGGCGTTTGTAAGCCTGAAAGGCCAGTTTGATGATTATAACGGACCTATACCGGGTAAAGATGAAACTAACCACGATCTTTCCGGAGGGGCTACTGTTTATCACAATGCACTTTACAGCAACCCGGTTGCTTTTCCGGCTGTTTACCCTTCCAGCTATTTGCTTTATGCCAAACATCCGCTTTTTGGGAATGCGGTGGTACCCGGCTCCACCAACACGCTGTACACAAATCCCTATGCAAAGTCGCTGTCCGGTTTTCAGTCCACCAATTCCAGCACCCTCACGGCCCAGCTTAGCTTAAAGCAAAACCTGAACTTTATTACACCCGGGTTGTCGGCCAGGGTAATGTCGTATACAACACGCTATGCAAATTTCGCAGTTACAAGGCAGATCAGCCCCTATTACTATACTTCGAGCATCGCTGATGGGAAATTGGCGGGGATCTATCTCATCAACGACGGCAGCGCGGGTAACCCCTTTGCCGCTCCAACCGAGTATTTAACCTATGCGCCGGGCGACAAGAACGTGAACAGTATTTTTTACGGCGAGGCGGCGCTCAACTATAGCAGAACCTTCGGCCAAAAACACAGCGTGGGCGCTATGTTTATCGGTACACTCCGCAACTACCTGACCGGTAATGCCAGTACCCTGCAATTGTCATTGCCGGCGCGGAACGAAGGGGTATCCGGACGGGTTACCTATGGCTATGATAACCGTTACCTGGTTGAATACGACTTCGGGTATAACGGTTCAGAACGTTTTGCCGAAAATCACCGTTTTGGTTTTTTCCCGTCTGTGGGCGCCGGTTGGGTGGTGTCTAACGAGCATTTCTTTCAACCGCTTACCAATGTAGTGACCAATCTTAAATTCAGGTTTACCTACGGTTTGGTGGGTAATGATCAGATTGGCAAGGCAGACGACCGTTTTTTCTATTTATCGCAGGTGGGCCTCAATGGCGACCTGGCAGGCGGCTTTGGCAAGCTCTTCAACTATAGCAGAAATACGGTTAATACGACCCGTTACGCAAACCCCGACATTACCTGGGAAAAATCCACCCAAACAAATATTGGTATGGATCTTACCCTCGTGAGAGATGTTAAAGTAACGGTGGATGCATTTCACCAGAAACGCAGTAATATCCTGATGGTAAGGTCTACCATTCCCACCACCATGGGATTGCAGGCAACGCCTTCTGCCAACGTAGGCGCCGCTCAAAGCGATGGCGTTGACATGGCGCTGGATTACCAGAAAACGATTACAAAAAACTGGTGGGCCACGGTAAGGGGCACCTTCACGTATGCCAAGAGTAAAGTATTAATAAACGAAGAGCCGGCCTACGCGGCGAATAACGCCAACCTGTCGCATGTAGGCAATTCTATCAGCCAGATCTACGGTCTTGCTGCCGAGCGGTTATTTATAGATCAGATAGAAGTAAACAATTCGCCTACCCAGTTCGGAAATGTACTGGCAGGCGATATCAAATACAGGGATATCAACCAGGACGGGAAAATAAGCATCGCCGATTTTGTGCCCATGGGGTATCCCTCTACACCGGAAATCCAATACGGCTTCGGATTTTCAACCGGATTTAAAAATTTCGATATAAGCGCCTTCTTCCAGGGAACGGCAAGGGTGTCATTCCTGATTGATCCGATGGCTGTCTCGCCGTTCTTTAACCAGCATGGATTAATGAATGCGATTGCACAGGATCACTGGTCAGAGAATAACAGGAACTCCTATGCCTTCTGGCCGCGGCTGAATATAAACAGTGATTATGTGGGTGGGGCGCCTACCTACAACAACAATTATGCATCTTCCTGGTGGATGCGCGATGGCTCGTTTATGCGGCTCAAGTCGGCTGAGATCGGCTACAATGTATCGCCTTCAGCACTTAAAAGATTGCATTTGGGCAGCGCCAGGCTGTATGTAAACGGAACAAACCTGCTCACCTTCAGCAATTTTAAGCTTTGGGATCCCGAAATGGGCGCTTCAGGCATGGGATATCCTGTTCAGAAAGTAATAAACGTAGGCGTTTTACTCGGGTTTTAA